Genomic window (Zingiber officinale cultivar Zhangliang chromosome 2B, Zo_v1.1, whole genome shotgun sequence):
gtattcttattgtatttcttgcttactctttgttcttgtactctttgtttgctgttgcaaacgtttgtggcgaggtttctccacccacaaggagtatattgtattagccggttctccggggactcatccaccgacggattgactggactcgtccaccttacggacacgccgaggagtaggagccctaatctccgaacctcgttacatcctcgtgttaaggtttggtttttcttctctttcgtttctttgtattttccgctgcgctaacgaattgtaggaagaaacgcgagagatttggggtcggctattcacaccccctctctagccgtacgaaggatcctaacacccaCGTCTCGAGAAGCATGCACGTCACGCCACCAGGGtattatataaagggggtccataaatcggcggaggtatgcattctttaCTGTTCACGCCGGTGTCTACTGTTGCTCAATCTTTTCCTTTTTCcggtcactgacttgagcgttgaaggGCCAACGTCAGATAcctttccctggctcggcactaatgTTTCTTGTGTTTGTAGAGCAGAATGAGGTCAACATCCAGttaatgcaacaaccatatcccCAGCTAACCATCTCCATAATTTTCTGATATGATCATATTGGCACAGTCTGTGGGAACGTAACCTGTATCCGAAACGTGATAATGGAGGATATTGGACGACTCACCATGATGACTTTGACAAAGGAGGAGTTGGATGTGCTCATACAAGCCCAAGCAACAAAAATGGTGGAGCAACAGGCGCTGGTCGAGCGCCAGATACAAGAGCCCGCGACTTCAGCAGTGAGTCATCAATTCGGATATGGAGATCAAGCGGATCATGTACTTGTTCGGGAACAGAGTAAGAAGCCGACCAGTATGTATGGAGACACGCCCAATGTGTCGATCCCCTTCCATCGGGGTGCTATTCCACACTCCATTAGAGGAGCTAGGCCGAGCAGATTGGGAACAAGGATCCTCTTCGGACGACGCACCCGTTCAGAACATGAGGAAAGGGAAAGCACTAAGAAAGGATGATTTGCCTGAGCGAATCAATCAATAGTTCTCTCGAGGGATCTTGGATGACCGTCTGCTAAAGCATTACACTCTGCTGACGATCGAGGAATACAATGGAATGACTGATCCGGATGACCATTTGGCCAAATTTGTTAACACGACCACATTTCATCAGTATACCGACGGGGTGAAGTATCTGGTCTTCCTCATGACCCTCTCCGGATCAGCGCAAcgatggttcaagagattgccgaaCGGATCAATTCATAGCTTCAAAGACTTTCGAGCAGCGTTCTTACATCAATTCGCCAGCAGCCGCCGTTACCAGAAGACGAGTGTTAACTTGTTCGCATTGAAGCAAGGAACCAAGGAGGCATTGACGACCTACATCAAGTGCTTCAACCAAGTGTCCATGGATATTCCATCGGTCTCTTCTGAAATATTGGTGAACGCCTTCGCCCAGGGGTtcaccgaaggagagttctttAGCTCACTCATCCGGAGGTCATCAAAGGACTTTGACCATCTACTTAGGAGGGCCACGGAGTACAAAAACGTGGAAAAGGCCCAAGCAGTAAAAAGAAAGGAGGCACCTGTCGAGCCCGTAGTTGCACCTGAGCGGCGACCACCTAGTAGCCATCAACCACCCAAGGGGCCTGAAGCAGGAGAAGCACAGCAACACTAGGAGCCCAAGATGCACGTTGTACAACATGTGGTAGCCGGTCACCCAAAAGCCGCAAAAGGAAAATCATGGACGCCTCTATTTTGCTCCTTCCACTAGTTGGCGACACACAACATTCGTGACTGCTACGACCTGATGCCAATCGTGAGTAGACTGGCTCCACGGGGATATCGTCGTCGATCACCATCTCTTGATCGATGCCATAGACGCCAATTAGTCGGGCGAAGGGATAGAGAAAGAACGACGACTGAACCATATAATCACAGGAgcaagtgtaacgacccgacccctcaaCCCCTTGGGTGACTCAACTGGCGggccatttggcggccccttggtggtcccttgggtggcccaactggagacccatttggcgaccccttatgtcgtcaaccgacgaccctcggctgtGTCGTTACTcattaggtcttcccacccctggccagtggatttttgccttccccaggattcgaactctagacatCTAGGCTAAGTActtgagtttatgaatcctggtagccaggattcgaactctagacctccaggctaagtactagagtttatgaatcctggtagccaagtgagcgtctcgatgacataaggggtcgccaaatgggccgccagttgggccgcccaaggggccgaggggccgggtcgttacagcaaGGGAAGAAACAACACAAGTCCCACCCGAGCTTCTACCGAACGGAGCTGACCCTCAACTCAAGAAGAAGAGAACCAAAACAACGCCGCTCGGGGAGAGATTGGAATATTCACCGGTGGGCTGACCGGTGGTGACTCAAATCGAGCGAGGAAGTCATGCTCGGTGACTAGAAATACATGCTATTGGACGTAACAAGGAGAAGGACGAGGGAcctgagatcagcttcggcccctgAGACTTAGAGAGAGTGGAGATCATTCACGATGACGCTTTgattatccgagcggtaatagttAATTATATAGGAAGCTCGacaaatattatattcaagaaagcgttcgaccaactacaaattcaCCGGAGTGAGCTATAGCGCGTGACGACCCGGCTATACGAGTTCACATGCAATGAAGTATTGTCGATCGGCCAAGCTCGATTGGCCATGTCTCTATGAGAGGAGCCGCTCAAAAGGACAAAGAcgacaaacttcattgtggtctGAAGCAAGAGCCGTGCGGAAAGACCCCGCACTTGGAAGTGAACGCCATTAGGGAAGAGCCTCCCATGCTGGCCaatgaggaaaaggaagaaatCCAGATTCATCCCACCACCTTTGTCACAGCTGACCTAACAGAGGAGAGGAAGGTAGAGCTAGTCATTTGCTTTAGGCAAAATCACGATGtattcgcttggtcgacccacgagCTCCCGGGCATCTCGCCAAGTGTAGCTCAACACGAGCTTCACGTCTGATCAGACGCTTGGCCTGTTAAACAATGGAAGAGAGACTTCAGTGTGGAGCAGAACCAGATCATTCAGGAGGAGATAGAAAAATTGCTGGAAGCTGGTCACATCCGCAAGATTTAGTTTCCGAGTTGGCTTGCCAACAtcgtgttggtctccaagccgggcaacaaatggtgagtctgcatcgactttcgtgaTTTGAACAAGGCTTGCCTGAAAGAATTTTATCCCCTGTctaggatagaccagatggtggattcCATAGCGGGTTgcaagctgatctgcatgctcgacgcataccaaggttattaccaagtgtcgctcgcatgggaggatcaagagaaggttagggTCATCAATGCTGACggaacttattgctataatgttataccgttcggattaaagaattCTAGCGCCATCTATAAGAGACTGATAAACAAGATGTTCCGAAGGCAGATCGGTCGCAATAtgaaggtatatgtcgatgacatattaataaaatccctccgagctgtTGACCTTTGTGCAAACATCGAAGAAACTTGCTAAACCCTGAGGGCGTATGGAATCAAGATGAACTCGAACAAGTGTCTATTCGGGGCAAAAAGTGGTCGCTTCCTCGAATACATCATCACCGAATAGGGGATCGAGGTGAATCCAAGAAAGGTGAAGGAACTACAAGACATGCCCCTGTCCCGtaacttgaaggaggcccaaccgcTAACCAGGAGGATTACTGCACTATCAAGGTTCATCTTCAAATTGTCCGACCGGAGGCATCCGTTCTTCAAGATACTACACCAAGCgactaagttccagtggaacgTGGAATGCGACAAGGCGTTGGAAGAAGTCAAGAAGTACCTTAC
Coding sequences:
- the LOC122048094 gene encoding uncharacterized protein LOC122048094 — translated: MEDIGRLTMMTLTKEELDVLIQAQATKMVEQQALVERQIQEPATSAFSRGILDDRLLKHYTLLTIEEYNGMTDPDDHLAKFVNTTTFHQYTDGVKYLVFLMTLSGSAQRWFKRLPNGSIHSFKDFRAAFLHQFASSRRYQKTSVNLFALKQGTKEALTTYIKCFNQVSMDIPSVSSEILVNAFAQGFTEGEFFSSLIRRSSKDFDHLLRRATEYKNVEKAQAVKRKEAPVEPVVAPERRPPSSHQPPKGPEAGEAQQH